One window from the genome of Acidobacteriota bacterium encodes:
- a CDS encoding energy transducer TonB has product MFEQSLLDLAIKTNKKKPASLVISFIMETTIVAVLVLIPLIYNEALPRMQVMSFLMAPPPPPPPPPPPPTAATIKVVARLMRRQEFVQPIAIPKQVAIVKEDPLPPQDQMAGVEGGIASGFYGSGTDILGMIGGAAAPPPPPPPPPPERVRVGGQVQPPQLVNKSNPVYPPLARQARIQGSVKLEGVIGKDGTIQELQVVSGHPLLIQSALDAVRNWRYRPTMLNGVPVEVITSIDVNFTLGG; this is encoded by the coding sequence ATGTTTGAACAATCGCTCCTCGACTTAGCGATCAAGACTAATAAAAAGAAGCCTGCCTCGCTAGTGATCTCCTTTATTATGGAGACGACTATCGTCGCTGTCCTGGTGCTCATCCCATTGATTTACAACGAGGCGCTACCCCGGATGCAGGTGATGTCATTCCTGATGGCGCCGCCCCCGCCGCCCCCGCCGCCGCCTCCTCCGCCCACTGCGGCAACCATTAAAGTCGTGGCGCGTCTCATGCGGCGGCAAGAGTTTGTGCAGCCCATTGCCATCCCCAAGCAAGTGGCGATCGTCAAGGAAGATCCGCTGCCACCGCAGGATCAAATGGCTGGCGTGGAAGGCGGCATTGCCAGCGGTTTTTATGGCTCTGGGACAGACATTCTGGGCATGATTGGTGGAGCCGCCGCGCCGCCGCCGCCCCCCCCGCCCCCGCCGCCGGAACGGGTTCGCGTGGGCGGACAAGTGCAGCCTCCGCAGTTGGTCAATAAATCCAACCCGGTTTATCCTCCCTTGGCTCGTCAGGCCCGCATTCAAGGCTCGGTGAAGCTGGAAGGCGTGATCGGCAAGGACGGCACCATCCAGGAGTTGCAGGTCGTCAGCGGCCATCCGCTGTTGATTCAATCGGCCTTGGATGCGGTTCGCAACTGGCGCTATCGTCCGACCATGCTCAATGGCGTGCCAGTGGAAGTCATTACGTCCATTGATGTGAATTTCACTCTTGGGGGATAA
- the secF gene encoding protein translocase subunit SecF, producing MELFKNLQIDWISKKWIFVTGSILISLAGIVSLVIKGGPRYGIDFRGGTQVSLKFKDAPPLNRLRDVLVAQGLGEPTLQQIGEVADNELLVSLDMQATDNQLDAGRQAIVKALQQEFNVTGSKSNFNEIGTNSIAQVLAQSPALAVGGATPEQITAQSAGLAQRIVAFRDAPPRNGMIAAVGDLRGVEGASEAVIDALEQEFQVEPYAVRNVEIVGPKVGAALRMQALNATLLGLLAMLVYIAFRFELVYGVAAVLATFHDVIIAIGFLSIFDYEISLTVIAALLTLVGYSVNDTIVIFDRIRENLRLNRREPLAPMANRSINQTMSRTILTSGLTFLSVLSLYLFGGDVLRGFAFTLVVGILVGTYSSFSVAAPFVVSWLDYVRVSGGRGGMAAERVRGAGKRAKIGAGAKA from the coding sequence ATGGAATTATTCAAGAACTTACAAATTGACTGGATCAGCAAGAAATGGATCTTTGTAACAGGCTCCATTTTGATCAGCCTTGCCGGAATCGTCTCGCTGGTGATTAAGGGCGGGCCGCGCTACGGGATCGACTTCCGCGGCGGCACCCAGGTATCCCTTAAGTTCAAAGATGCACCGCCGCTGAACCGGCTGCGTGATGTCCTGGTGGCGCAGGGGCTCGGTGAGCCCACGCTGCAGCAGATTGGCGAAGTAGCTGACAACGAACTGCTGGTCTCACTGGACATGCAGGCTACAGACAACCAGTTGGATGCGGGACGCCAGGCTATTGTGAAAGCGTTGCAGCAAGAATTTAATGTTACTGGAAGCAAGTCCAACTTCAACGAGATTGGCACTAATTCGATTGCCCAAGTGCTGGCGCAGTCGCCCGCGTTGGCCGTCGGGGGCGCGACTCCGGAACAGATTACAGCGCAGTCGGCTGGTCTGGCACAGAGAATCGTGGCGTTTCGCGACGCCCCGCCACGCAATGGCATGATTGCCGCTGTCGGCGATTTGCGAGGCGTTGAGGGAGCATCAGAGGCAGTTATCGATGCCTTGGAGCAGGAATTCCAGGTGGAGCCTTACGCGGTGCGCAACGTGGAGATCGTCGGACCCAAAGTCGGTGCGGCGCTACGGATGCAGGCGTTGAACGCCACGCTGCTGGGCCTGCTCGCGATGCTCGTTTACATCGCTTTCCGCTTCGAGTTGGTCTACGGCGTGGCAGCGGTGCTCGCGACTTTCCATGATGTGATTATCGCCATCGGGTTCCTGTCGATATTTGATTACGAAATTTCGCTCACCGTGATCGCCGCGCTATTAACTCTGGTGGGATACTCGGTGAACGATACCATCGTCATCTTTGACCGCATTCGCGAGAATCTCCGACTGAATCGCCGAGAGCCCTTGGCCCCCATGGCCAACCGCAGCATCAATCAGACTATGAGCCGCACCATCCTTACCAGCGGATTGACGTTCCTCTCCGTGCTCTCCCTCTACTTGTTCGGCGGAGATGTGCTGCGCGGATTCGCCTTCACTCTGGTCGTGGGAATTTTGGTGGGCACCTATTCGTCGTTCTCAGTGGCGGCTCCCTTTGTGGTGAGTTGGCTGGATTATGTTCGAGTCAGCGGTGGACGCGGCGGAATGGCTGCCGAGCGGGTAAGAGGCGCGGGGAAGCGTGCGAAGATTGGCGCTGGGGCAAAGGCCTGA